A genomic segment from Vagococcus zengguangii encodes:
- a CDS encoding DgaE family pyridoxal phosphate-dependent ammonia lyase, translating to MNVYDKYKLKQVINASGKMTILGVSKVSDSVLEAQKIGGQNFFEMADLTEKTGRYIAKLLGADNSTVVSSASAGIAQAIAAVIGRGDAYHTMHPYSDRFTRREIIMPKGHNVNYGTSVELMVQQGGGRVVEAGYANECTPEQVVMEITEQTAALLYIKSHHTVQKSMLSIEEMVEIANNHQLPLIVDAAAEEDLTKYYQLGADIVIYSGAKAIEGPSSGLVVGRDPYIIWLQKQSKGLGRSMKIGKDNILALVQAIEDYLEHGSETGESMTLRLAPFISALNAISGVQAEIVQDSAGREIFRAKVKITATHKTAQEVIEELKQGNVAVYTRDYQGNNGIIEFDIRSVDEVEMGLIIEKMTFIMEEE from the coding sequence ATGAATGTTTATGATAAATATAAGTTAAAACAAGTAATTAATGCGAGTGGAAAAATGACCATTTTAGGCGTGTCTAAGGTAAGTGACTCAGTGCTTGAGGCTCAAAAAATTGGTGGCCAAAACTTTTTTGAGATGGCCGATTTGACGGAAAAAACAGGGCGCTATATTGCAAAATTATTAGGAGCAGATAATTCGACGGTTGTTTCTTCAGCTAGTGCCGGGATTGCTCAAGCGATTGCGGCAGTTATCGGACGTGGCGATGCTTATCACACTATGCATCCATATTCTGACCGATTTACTCGTCGTGAGATTATTATGCCTAAAGGACACAACGTGAATTATGGAACGAGTGTCGAATTGATGGTCCAACAAGGTGGTGGTCGCGTAGTCGAAGCGGGTTATGCCAATGAATGTACACCAGAGCAAGTGGTGATGGAAATTACCGAGCAAACAGCAGCACTTTTATATATTAAGAGTCATCATACGGTTCAAAAAAGCATGCTTTCGATTGAAGAGATGGTCGAAATTGCAAACAACCATCAACTACCCTTAATTGTTGATGCTGCCGCCGAAGAAGACTTAACGAAATATTATCAACTAGGCGCAGATATAGTTATTTACAGTGGAGCCAAAGCGATTGAAGGACCAAGCTCTGGCTTAGTTGTGGGTCGTGATCCTTATATCATTTGGTTGCAAAAACAAAGTAAAGGCCTTGGTCGCTCAATGAAAATCGGTAAGGATAATATCTTAGCGCTCGTTCAAGCGATTGAAGATTATTTAGAACACGGTTCAGAAACGGGTGAAAGTATGACACTACGCTTAGCACCATTTATTTCAGCGTTAAATGCTATTTCGGGTGTGCAAGCTGAAATCGTTCAAGATAGTGCCGGTCGTGAAATTTTTCGAGCGAAAGTTAAAATTACGGCTACTCATAAGACAGCTCAAGAAGTTATTGAAGAATTAAAACAAGGTAACGTGGCCGTTTATACACGTGATTATCAAGGAAATAACGGTATTATTGAATTCGATATTCGTTCAGTTGATGAAGTCGAAATGGGATTAATTATTGAAAAAATGACCTTTATAATGGAAGAGGAGTAA
- the dagF gene encoding 2-dehydro-3-deoxy-phosphogluconate aldolase, with protein sequence MEKQPNFYKERVCLNVLANSVENGKECFDACEGHVVLGVLSKNYETDEAAIDDMRRYQEATDNALSVGLGAGDPNQSEMVIRLSEVLQPQHVNQVFTGVGGSRAVLKQNETFINGLVSPTGKVGYVNIGTGPLSSQGESIEVTIEAAIALLKDMGGSSIKYFPMKGLAHIEEYRYVAEACAKAGFALEPTGGIDLDNFEEILQIAVNAGVEKIIPHIYSSIIDAETGDTRPADVATLFEITKKVLG encoded by the coding sequence ATGGAAAAACAACCAAATTTTTATAAAGAACGTGTCTGTTTAAATGTTTTAGCCAATTCAGTTGAAAATGGGAAAGAATGCTTTGACGCATGTGAAGGTCATGTCGTACTGGGCGTCCTATCAAAAAATTATGAAACTGACGAAGCAGCGATTGATGATATGCGTCGTTATCAAGAAGCCACCGATAATGCTTTATCAGTTGGTTTAGGGGCGGGGGATCCGAATCAAAGCGAAATGGTGATTCGCCTGTCAGAAGTCTTGCAGCCGCAACATGTTAACCAAGTTTTTACAGGCGTTGGTGGTTCACGTGCGGTGCTAAAACAAAATGAAACCTTTATTAATGGGTTAGTTTCTCCAACTGGAAAAGTTGGCTACGTAAATATCGGGACAGGTCCGCTATCCTCACAAGGCGAGTCGATTGAAGTAACCATTGAGGCTGCCATCGCCTTATTAAAAGATATGGGTGGCTCTTCAATTAAGTATTTCCCAATGAAAGGCTTAGCTCACATTGAGGAATACCGCTATGTTGCGGAAGCTTGTGCTAAGGCTGGTTTTGCATTAGAGCCGACTGGGGGCATTGATTTAGATAATTTTGAAGAAATCTTACAAATCGCAGTTAATGCTGGTGTTGAAAAAATTATTCCGCATATCTACAGTTCAATCATTGATGCGGAAACGGGCGACACACGTCCAGCAGATGTGGCAACGTTATTTGAGATAACTAAAAAAGTCTTAGGATAA
- a CDS encoding sugar kinase, with protein sequence MKILAFGEVMMRLNPANFKKITQTDQLDMSFTGTGLNILAGLAVNGYQTSLLTALPANNLGRAASASVRKLGVNDQPLVFSGQHLGVYLLEMGYGGRPSEVTYLDRSQSAFNQVVLTDDVINQALVGIEMVHICGIALSTSIISRQNALRVARLAAAKKIPLCFDFNFRASLNTETDRESLRACYHEILSSASIVFGSLRDLTELLLISGEDDQAIVQKFMNDFDIKYFGGTIRHKTVEKSELQGYLYSGGNEVVVSDKVSYQTYDRIGTGDAYVSGILTGLIEQWTLQDTVNFATYNAALAHTTYGDSPVLSKEFVLNYIKNKIDVIR encoded by the coding sequence ATGAAAATTTTAGCATTCGGTGAAGTGATGATGCGTTTGAATCCTGCTAATTTCAAAAAAATAACTCAGACCGACCAATTAGACATGTCCTTTACAGGAACAGGTCTAAATATTTTAGCGGGTTTAGCGGTTAATGGCTATCAAACGAGCCTTTTGACCGCACTTCCAGCGAATAATCTTGGAAGAGCCGCTAGTGCTAGCGTTCGCAAATTAGGGGTTAATGACCAACCACTTGTTTTTTCGGGACAGCATTTAGGTGTTTATTTGTTAGAGATGGGGTACGGAGGGAGACCTTCTGAAGTTACGTATTTAGATCGCTCACAAAGCGCCTTTAACCAAGTCGTCTTAACTGATGATGTGATTAATCAAGCCCTAGTAGGTATTGAGATGGTCCACATTTGTGGGATTGCTTTATCTACTTCGATAATTTCAAGGCAAAACGCGCTACGGGTGGCGCGTCTAGCTGCTGCCAAAAAGATTCCGTTATGTTTTGATTTTAATTTTCGCGCATCATTGAATACCGAAACGGATAGAGAAAGTTTACGTGCTTGTTATCATGAGATACTATCTTCTGCGAGTATTGTGTTTGGCTCATTAAGAGATTTGACGGAATTATTGTTAATTTCTGGAGAGGATGATCAAGCAATTGTCCAGAAGTTCATGAATGATTTTGATATTAAGTATTTTGGCGGTACCATTAGACATAAGACAGTTGAAAAATCAGAACTTCAAGGATATCTTTACTCAGGAGGTAATGAAGTTGTTGTTTCAGATAAGGTGTCTTATCAAACATATGACCGCATTGGGACAGGGGATGCCTATGTATCAGGAATTTTAACGGGATTAATTGAGCAATGGACTCTCCAAGATACTGTAAATTTTGCCACTTATAATGCAGCCTTGGCTCATACCACTTACGGAGATAGTCCAGTTTTGTCGAAAGAATTTGTGTTGAATTATATTAAAAACAAAATAGACGTTATACGATGA
- a CDS encoding IS1182 family transposase, whose product MYSNYNMNQLSLDITTSYIPEKNNTAWFINELVETLKIKESYLFGRPRQYNLSAMLKLVLFAYTRSVFSSRKIAQLAEESLPARWLTQEMMPSYRTIARFRISDELEGLINQGLEQLTAYLRQQNMIDDAIFIDGTKILADANKFSFVWKKSTIRFDAMNREATVSLMNELKEAYSSSHIPDGSNLSLDMVDEVLTRLEFRLEELEKQIETTPKLSPNPAKQERRSLKSTKRKLAARRAKMLEHQKQFKTFGKRNSFSKTDHDATFMRVKEDHMKNGQLKPAYNLQIATSKQFIVGYDVYQNPTDTKTLIPFLEKMNLAEKDAMYIVADAGYGSESNYQYLEDKLSQHTSLIPYGTMLKENSKKWQSDDKKVMNWFYEEKEDYYIDPKGVRFNFNTYRKRTDKDGFTRDFKEYVAEKYDENREEIPVALTAKGHIRKIMINPSWEYYKAKQRDFLSTKETGKIYAKRKIDVEPVFGRMKASLGFTRFSVRGLGKVLKETGIVSLALNMMKLASWETQKDIENRKNPKQTKNNTFRPFRIF is encoded by the coding sequence ATGTATTCTAATTATAACATGAATCAGTTAAGTTTGGATATTACAACTTCATATATTCCAGAAAAAAATAATACGGCTTGGTTTATTAACGAGCTAGTTGAAACATTAAAAATCAAAGAATCTTATTTATTCGGAAGACCACGTCAATATAATTTATCTGCTATGTTAAAGCTGGTCTTATTTGCGTACACACGCAGTGTTTTTAGTAGTCGTAAAATTGCTCAATTGGCTGAAGAGAGCCTACCGGCTCGTTGGTTAACACAAGAAATGATGCCTTCTTATCGAACGATTGCACGCTTTAGAATATCTGATGAATTAGAAGGTCTTATTAATCAAGGCTTGGAGCAGCTAACCGCTTATTTACGTCAACAAAACATGATTGATGATGCCATTTTTATTGATGGAACTAAAATTTTAGCTGATGCCAATAAATTTAGTTTTGTTTGGAAGAAAAGCACGATTCGTTTCGATGCGATGAATCGAGAAGCAACCGTCTCTTTAATGAATGAATTAAAAGAGGCTTATTCGTCGTCTCATATACCAGATGGTTCTAATCTGTCTTTAGATATGGTTGATGAAGTTCTAACTCGTTTAGAATTCAGATTAGAAGAATTAGAAAAACAAATTGAAACAACACCTAAGCTTTCTCCCAACCCTGCTAAACAAGAACGACGTTCTTTAAAATCAACTAAAAGAAAATTAGCTGCACGTCGAGCTAAAATGCTAGAACATCAAAAGCAATTTAAGACTTTCGGGAAACGAAACAGCTTTTCAAAAACTGATCACGATGCCACTTTCATGAGAGTAAAAGAAGATCACATGAAAAATGGTCAGCTTAAGCCAGCTTATAATCTGCAAATTGCTACGAGCAAGCAATTTATCGTAGGCTATGATGTTTACCAAAATCCAACAGATACTAAAACGTTAATCCCTTTCTTAGAAAAAATGAATTTAGCAGAAAAGGATGCAATGTATATAGTAGCAGATGCAGGTTATGGTTCAGAAAGTAACTATCAATATCTAGAAGACAAATTATCTCAACATACCTCATTAATCCCGTACGGGACAATGTTGAAAGAAAATAGTAAGAAATGGCAGTCAGATGATAAAAAGGTAATGAATTGGTTTTACGAAGAAAAAGAAGACTATTATATTGACCCAAAAGGAGTCCGTTTTAATTTTAATACGTATCGAAAACGCACAGACAAAGACGGTTTTACACGTGATTTCAAGGAATATGTGGCAGAAAAATATGACGAAAATCGTGAAGAAATTCCTGTTGCGTTAACAGCCAAAGGCCACATAAGAAAAATAATGATTAATCCTTCATGGGAATATTATAAAGCGAAGCAACGAGATTTTCTTTCAACGAAAGAAACTGGAAAAATTTACGCTAAACGTAAGATTGATGTGGAACCAGTTTTCGGACGGATGAAGGCTTCTTTGGGCTTCACTCGTTTCTCTGTGAGAGGACTTGGAAAAGTTCTCAAGGAAACCGGTATTGTTTCCTTGGCGCTAAATATGATGAAATTAGCGTCTTGGGAGACGCAGAAAGACATAGAAAATAGAAAAAATCCGAAACAAACGAAAAATAACACTTTTCGTCCGTTTCGGATTTTTTAA
- a CDS encoding IS91 family transposase — protein sequence MNVNILQAIFFDKYHNWDNFIIKYSDRLRPVVKKEVAKFRNCGDIQKGYRLYVCEGCHDVKFLPLRCKGKFCPSCAKGESERWSETIAQDMYHTIHRHIVFTIDEGLRDIFLMDKYRSTLLKGLMDEAAKIIIEFFDKRKIQPGIISGLHTFGSQLEFNPHVHMIVTMGGVNRKGEWENYDYLPYVMLRKYWQNAVLKLIRRTLSPRDKAKVQYKLQKAYHQNGEGFYVNAPKRSRTNTKGLLQYISRYMKRGPIALERIKMYDGHHVMFEYHDKRTNRKEMKTMTAEEFIGALVRHIPDRHFRMIRHYGIYSRRIKSFIKKIVEVYQEKVKKLLINSKQMLKSKTWAQRITECFGKNPLDCPNCGEEFVFMGMSVCKNGRLITKYTKNKQAMIVMKEENIRLGQKETQHQQKEKTEAAFKKLRFDWEFYGDLYMSPVWNS from the coding sequence ATGAATGTGAATATTCTTCAAGCTATATTTTTTGATAAGTATCATAATTGGGATAATTTTATCATCAAGTATTCTGACAGACTTCGTCCGGTAGTTAAGAAGGAGGTTGCTAAGTTTAGAAATTGTGGAGATATCCAGAAAGGATATCGTTTGTATGTTTGCGAGGGATGTCATGATGTCAAATTTCTACCTTTAAGATGTAAAGGTAAGTTTTGTCCAAGTTGTGCTAAAGGTGAGAGTGAACGTTGGAGTGAAACGATAGCTCAAGACATGTATCACACTATTCATCGTCACATTGTTTTTACAATAGATGAAGGTTTACGTGATATCTTTTTAATGGATAAGTATCGAAGTACCTTGTTAAAAGGATTAATGGATGAAGCCGCCAAAATAATTATAGAGTTCTTTGATAAGCGTAAGATACAGCCTGGAATAATTTCTGGATTACATACGTTTGGTTCACAATTAGAGTTTAATCCTCATGTTCATATGATAGTAACAATGGGTGGTGTAAACAGAAAAGGTGAATGGGAAAATTATGATTATTTACCTTATGTAATGCTTAGAAAATATTGGCAGAATGCGGTATTAAAATTGATTAGGAGAACTTTATCACCACGTGATAAAGCAAAAGTTCAGTATAAATTACAGAAGGCCTACCATCAAAATGGAGAAGGATTTTATGTGAATGCTCCTAAACGGAGCAGAACGAATACCAAAGGCTTACTACAATATATCAGTCGCTATATGAAAAGAGGGCCTATTGCATTAGAACGAATAAAAATGTATGACGGTCATCATGTCATGTTTGAATATCATGATAAGCGGACGAATAGAAAAGAAATGAAAACAATGACGGCAGAAGAGTTTATAGGGGCATTAGTTCGTCATATTCCAGATCGACATTTTAGAATGATACGTCATTATGGTATTTATAGTCGAAGGATAAAAAGCTTTATCAAAAAAATTGTAGAAGTTTATCAAGAAAAGGTAAAAAAGTTATTGATAAACAGTAAACAAATGCTTAAAAGTAAAACTTGGGCTCAAAGAATAACCGAATGTTTTGGAAAAAATCCATTGGATTGTCCTAATTGTGGTGAAGAATTTGTCTTTATGGGGATGAGTGTGTGCAAAAATGGTAGACTAATTACTAAATATACGAAGAATAAGCAAGCAATGATAGTGATGAAGGAGGAGAATATTCGTCTTGGCCAAAAAGAAACGCAACATCAACAAAAAGAAAAAACAGAAGCAGCTTTTAAAAAGCTTCGATTCGACTGGGAATTCTACGGTGACTTATATATGTCTCCAGTGTGGAATAGCTGA
- the ndk gene encoding nucleoside-diphosphate kinase — protein MSANEQTLVMIKPDGVKRHLIGQIIQRFENKGLIIKEMKTTTLSNELVAEHYAHLVQKDFFHEVSDFMTSGPSVLMILEGDNVVEMVRTLIGVTNVVKAAPGTIRGDFGNAAVYHENVIHASDSIEAAQTEIKRFFS, from the coding sequence ATGTCAGCAAATGAACAAACTTTAGTCATGATTAAACCAGACGGCGTTAAACGTCACCTTATCGGGCAGATTATTCAACGCTTTGAAAACAAAGGGTTAATCATTAAAGAAATGAAAACAACCACATTAAGCAATGAATTAGTAGCTGAACACTACGCTCATTTAGTTCAAAAAGATTTTTTTCATGAAGTTAGCGACTTCATGACATCAGGCCCATCCGTCTTGATGATTCTTGAAGGTGACAACGTGGTAGAAATGGTTCGCACCTTAATTGGCGTAACTAACGTAGTAAAAGCAGCACCTGGTACAATTCGTGGTGACTTTGGAAATGCAGCTGTGTATCACGAAAACGTGATACACGCGTCTGACTCTATTGAAGCAGCACAAACAGAAATCAAACGATTTTTTAGTTAA
- a CDS encoding fructose-1,6-bisphosphatase: MEKYYQLLKKNFNQKESVLTELINLEAISNLPKGTEHFVSDIHGEFHSFDHVLRTGSGSIREKVLEAFPHAETSEINSLCELIYYPELIISQLPSDFPLEKKNNWYISNLLTLLTIVRISGQKYTRSKVRKSLSPQFSYIIEELLTETNNLEQKQAYVDAIILKLIELEQIDDLIISLCYSIQRLVVDHLHVVGDIYDRGPKPDEIMNKLMTHHSVDIQWGNHDIIWLAAMAGSPLAMINVVRICARYGNLDIIEDRYGINIRPLVDFAMAHYEPLPVFAPHLDGRDLPEIAKIQANVVQQAAAMMQFKLEEQLIERRPEFSMTHRKMLSIIDYQTLSIQFDNQCYSLENFNPVTIQITNPTELTDDEQRIINKLLTNFQQSDKLKKHMDFLMAKGSMYLCYNGNLLFHGCIPLHSNGDLKALHIEGLTYFGKDLLDYYERQVRYAYQHPDVNTDLATDLLWYLWVGETSSLFGKMSMTTFERYFISDKKTHNEIKNPYYELRNDETICERLLVEFGLSPNGHIINGHTPVKEKKGESPIKAGGKMLVIDGGYAKGYQKTTGVAGYTLLSNSYGIQIATHMPFSGIEQALTNQEQQLSIRRLVEKVSERKIVKHTTIGQKIQQEIDDLTYVYHHYEQL; the protein is encoded by the coding sequence TTGGAAAAATATTATCAACTACTCAAAAAAAATTTCAATCAAAAAGAAAGCGTTTTAACAGAACTGATCAACTTAGAAGCTATTTCAAATTTACCAAAAGGAACGGAACATTTTGTTAGTGATATTCACGGTGAGTTCCATTCTTTTGACCATGTATTAAGAACCGGTTCTGGTAGTATTAGAGAGAAAGTTTTAGAAGCTTTCCCACACGCTGAAACATCCGAAATCAATTCATTATGCGAGCTAATATACTACCCAGAATTAATAATTAGTCAGTTACCAAGTGATTTTCCTCTTGAGAAAAAGAATAATTGGTATATATCAAATTTGTTAACTTTACTAACAATCGTAAGAATTTCTGGACAAAAATACACTCGCTCAAAAGTAAGAAAGTCCCTTTCGCCACAGTTTAGCTACATTATCGAAGAATTATTAACCGAAACGAACAACTTAGAACAAAAACAAGCATACGTCGATGCGATTATTTTAAAGCTGATAGAGTTAGAACAAATTGATGATCTAATCATTTCACTTTGTTATAGTATTCAGCGTCTAGTCGTTGATCACTTACATGTCGTCGGTGATATTTACGATCGTGGCCCAAAACCCGATGAAATTATGAATAAATTAATGACTCACCATTCAGTCGATATTCAATGGGGCAATCATGATATTATTTGGTTAGCCGCTATGGCAGGATCACCACTTGCAATGATAAATGTTGTGAGAATTTGTGCACGTTACGGAAATTTAGACATTATTGAAGATCGCTATGGCATCAATATTCGACCACTGGTTGATTTTGCCATGGCTCATTATGAACCGCTACCGGTTTTTGCGCCACATCTTGATGGCCGAGATTTACCAGAAATTGCCAAAATCCAAGCAAATGTTGTTCAACAAGCGGCTGCCATGATGCAATTTAAATTAGAAGAACAATTAATCGAACGTCGACCCGAGTTTTCGATGACACATCGTAAAATGCTTTCAATAATTGATTATCAAACGTTAAGCATTCAGTTTGATAATCAGTGTTATTCTCTAGAAAATTTTAACCCTGTCACGATTCAGATTACTAACCCAACCGAGCTTACTGACGACGAGCAACGAATCATTAACAAGCTATTAACCAATTTTCAGCAGTCCGACAAATTAAAGAAACATATGGATTTCTTGATGGCTAAAGGGTCAATGTACTTATGCTATAACGGCAATTTACTCTTTCATGGCTGTATTCCACTCCATTCGAATGGCGATTTAAAAGCCTTACACATCGAAGGACTGACGTATTTTGGAAAAGACCTACTTGATTATTACGAAAGACAAGTTCGTTATGCTTATCAACATCCTGATGTAAACACCGACTTAGCTACCGATTTATTATGGTATCTATGGGTGGGTGAAACATCGTCGTTATTTGGCAAAATGTCGATGACTACGTTCGAGCGCTATTTTATCTCTGACAAAAAAACGCATAACGAAATCAAAAATCCTTATTATGAATTAAGGAATGATGAAACCATTTGTGAACGACTACTAGTCGAATTCGGTCTCTCGCCAAACGGCCATATCATCAACGGGCATACGCCTGTTAAAGAAAAAAAAGGCGAAAGTCCGATTAAAGCTGGTGGCAAAATGCTAGTTATCGATGGCGGATACGCTAAAGGCTACCAAAAAACTACTGGTGTAGCTGGCTATACGTTACTCTCAAATAGCTACGGTATTCAAATTGCCACCCATATGCCCTTTTCTGGAATTGAACAAGCATTAACAAATCAAGAACAACAGCTATCTATTCGTCGTTTAGTTGAAAAAGTTTCAGAGCGAAAAATAGTCAAGCATACCACAATCGGACAAAAAATTCAGCAAGAAATTGATGATTTAACCTATGTCTATCATCACTATGAGCAACTGTAA
- a CDS encoding thermonuclease family protein, translated as MKKNNHKQLLTQLSFFVTLLLGIFLTILFPDITRFLALVTFLSIIVFEWFKPGTKTAKQLKLNWNQPLKLSLFICLFSQGILLYENVAPSLAAKFATQQTEQTEEIATSDNTTETTTASISEEKTTQSKQKNNDNTSNPSEKETATQAHENSVLEVATLQRVVNGNTVYLTVNGQTEKYRLLVIDTPDDSSYSTLASQATQRLNELLTNATQLYVSYDPAISTTDAFGRQLVYLWADDDLVQTTLLEEGLAQISYIDSEKLAYLADMQQAQKTAKLLNKGLWENYGTTTYEDSQTTGLYGQDDISRLDDQTPTISDESENKRDEFETHDDQTTNGHHYNYDQFENWYQSNESSQRTYSYNR; from the coding sequence ATGAAAAAAAATAATCATAAACAGCTTTTAACCCAACTTTCTTTTTTTGTTACTTTGTTACTTGGAATCTTCTTAACGATTCTTTTTCCCGATATTACTCGATTTTTAGCGTTAGTTACCTTTTTATCTATCATTGTATTTGAATGGTTTAAGCCGGGAACTAAGACTGCCAAACAACTAAAATTAAATTGGAATCAGCCGCTTAAATTATCATTATTTATCTGTCTGTTTTCACAAGGGATCTTGCTTTATGAAAATGTTGCACCAAGCTTAGCAGCGAAATTTGCAACACAACAAACGGAACAAACAGAAGAAATAGCAACTAGTGACAATACAACCGAAACAACGACTGCTTCAATCTCGGAAGAAAAAACAACCCAATCGAAGCAAAAAAATAACGATAATACATCAAATCCAAGTGAAAAAGAAACAGCTACTCAAGCTCACGAAAATTCAGTTTTAGAAGTAGCGACGTTACAACGCGTTGTTAATGGTAACACGGTTTATTTAACGGTTAATGGCCAAACAGAAAAGTATCGTTTGTTAGTAATTGACACACCCGATGATTCTAGTTACTCAACATTAGCTAGTCAAGCAACACAACGTTTGAACGAATTATTAACTAACGCAACGCAGCTTTATGTCAGCTATGATCCAGCTATCTCAACAACAGATGCTTTTGGTCGTCAATTAGTTTATCTATGGGCTGATGATGATCTAGTTCAAACAACATTACTTGAAGAAGGCTTAGCACAAATTAGTTATATCGATAGTGAGAAATTAGCTTATTTAGCCGACATGCAGCAAGCACAAAAGACAGCTAAATTATTAAATAAAGGCTTATGGGAAAATTATGGAACAACCACCTATGAAGATAGTCAAACAACTGGCCTTTATGGACAAGATGATATTTCTCGCTTAGATGATCAAACGCCGACAATTTCTGACGAATCTGAAAATAAACGTGATGAATTTGAGACTCATGATGATCAGACGACTAATGGTCACCATTATAATTACGATCAATTCGAAAACTGGTATCAATCAAATGAGTCAAGTCAACGTACCTATTCTTATAATCGTTAA
- a CDS encoding NAD-dependent dehydratase, with the protein MKKMLIFGGTRFLGKKTALHFIDLGYEVTIATRGKSCDDLGDKVKRLIIDRTDSNHPGWEVVASENWDVIFDNIAYDWQSLALSLEKVKNVGHYLFTSSMAVYEGDKGAIGFKENDFDPTTYDYDSQQTDVSYGEGKRQGEAYLTKHAPFPVTFLRFPIVLDTDDYTERLKFYIEHALNHQTIIFKRQAGWYGFVHASEIPLAIEHVLEQHITGPINIASTESYHFEKFLEILANTTEQSLEYEIDSQQAPSPFSHYDTILNVDRLMASGFKPSIQDSWLPDTMRYYVKNR; encoded by the coding sequence ATGAAAAAAATGTTAATTTTTGGCGGCACTCGCTTTTTGGGTAAAAAAACTGCTCTACACTTTATTGATTTGGGCTATGAGGTAACGATTGCCACACGTGGTAAAAGTTGTGATGATTTGGGGGATAAAGTTAAGCGACTAATTATTGACCGCACTGACAGCAATCACCCTGGTTGGGAAGTTGTAGCGTCAGAAAACTGGGATGTTATTTTTGACAACATTGCCTATGACTGGCAATCACTTGCTTTAAGTCTTGAGAAAGTTAAAAATGTCGGTCACTACTTATTTACTTCAAGCATGGCTGTTTACGAAGGAGATAAAGGAGCCATTGGTTTTAAAGAAAATGATTTTGACCCAACAACCTATGACTACGATTCCCAACAAACAGACGTTTCTTACGGTGAAGGTAAACGTCAAGGAGAAGCGTATTTAACAAAACATGCCCCATTCCCAGTGACTTTCTTACGCTTTCCAATTGTTTTGGATACCGATGATTACACTGAACGTCTAAAATTCTATATCGAACATGCATTAAATCACCAGACAATCATTTTCAAGCGACAAGCCGGTTGGTATGGTTTTGTCCACGCCAGTGAAATTCCATTAGCGATTGAACATGTCTTAGAACAACACATAACAGGACCGATTAATATCGCTTCGACTGAATCCTATCATTTCGAGAAATTTTTAGAAATATTGGCCAACACTACCGAACAGTCTCTAGAATATGAGATTGATTCACAACAAGCACCTTCACCTTTTAGTCACTATGATACTATCTTAAATGTTGATAGATTAATGGCTTCAGGTTTTAAACCAAGTATTCAAGATAGTTGGTTACCTGATACAATGCGTTATTACGTGAAAAACCGATAA
- a CDS encoding GNAT family N-acetyltransferase — protein sequence MTYNIRPVKLTDSVELAEIYNYYILETTSSFEVDAITEIEMAQRIAEITEAYPYFVAEGEKGEIIGYCHAKPFGKTVGYQFSVEVTVYLKPNVKQKGVGTSLYQALEEQLQAQGIKTLIASVTAENHESILFHQKKGYQEAAHLKMIGYKFERWLDVIWLQKIFP from the coding sequence ATGACGTATAATATTAGACCAGTTAAACTGACCGATAGCGTTGAATTAGCTGAGATTTATAATTACTATATATTAGAAACAACCAGTTCGTTTGAGGTGGATGCTATCACGGAAATTGAGATGGCGCAACGCATTGCAGAAATTACTGAAGCGTATCCTTATTTTGTCGCAGAAGGAGAAAAGGGGGAGATTATTGGCTACTGTCACGCTAAACCTTTTGGAAAAACGGTCGGGTACCAGTTTTCGGTTGAAGTCACCGTCTATTTGAAACCTAACGTGAAACAAAAAGGAGTCGGTACGTCATTGTATCAAGCCTTAGAGGAACAGCTACAAGCGCAAGGGATTAAGACATTGATTGCCTCGGTGACAGCTGAAAATCATGAAAGTATTTTATTTCATCAAAAGAAGGGCTATCAAGAAGCAGCGCATTTGAAAATGATTGGATACAAATTTGAGCGTTGGCTAGATGTTATTTGGCTGCAAAAAATATTCCCTTAA